In Prescottella soli, a genomic segment contains:
- a CDS encoding PLDc N-terminal domain-containing protein: protein MAKSKWTDLSPAKRASIIALAAVELSLAVSAWADLATRRREEINGSKGKWAAIIAVNIIGPLSYFRWGRKKSA from the coding sequence ATGGCGAAGTCGAAGTGGACAGACCTGAGCCCGGCCAAGCGCGCATCGATCATCGCGTTGGCCGCGGTTGAGCTGAGCCTGGCGGTCAGTGCGTGGGCAGACCTCGCGACGCGGCGCCGCGAGGAGATCAACGGCAGCAAGGGCAAGTGGGCCGCGATCATCGCGGTGAACATCATCGGCCCGCTGTCGTACTTCCGTTGGGGCCGAAAGAAGTCGGCCTGA
- a CDS encoding FAD-dependent oxidoreductase, whose protein sequence is MGVAGFDEEFDVVVVGSGAAGAAAALGAHQAGASVLVVEKCDEATAGGNTRVSGGGWWVNRDPERAQVFLRSLNGAFPVADDVVEAWAAETAENSRWLEDLGADVAMSADYHTEPEYLELEGSDCYAGMDTIAGRMGHSLLHDFLHGALAERGIEIRFETPAVELITDGGTVVGVEVEAADGRRRIGGRGGVVLATGGFQADPGMVRDYLRVEDHVLWGSPASTGDGHRMAQAAGADLWHMDNMMTITGVRGDDGSGYYLALWNAHNYLWVAADGRRFMDEAADPYHGHVRRNGGYELFPQRPFHLIFDEQMRTAGPLSPTPDVLPVGWNLLVNGARWSLDNADEIAKGWIERADSIAELAEIVGVDPSTLGRTVEQYNEACAAGRDDHFGRAPEKLAPVAQAPFYVLEVTPLLGWSNGGPRRDGRARVLDTRGAAIDGLYAAGEISSTYSWRKDGGFHVGDALAFGRVAGRDAAARA, encoded by the coding sequence GTGGGCGTTGCGGGCTTCGACGAGGAATTCGACGTTGTGGTGGTGGGGTCGGGAGCGGCCGGTGCGGCCGCTGCGCTCGGTGCGCACCAGGCCGGTGCCTCCGTGCTGGTCGTCGAGAAGTGCGACGAGGCCACGGCCGGTGGCAACACCCGTGTCAGCGGCGGCGGCTGGTGGGTCAATCGTGACCCCGAGCGCGCGCAGGTCTTCCTGCGTTCGCTGAACGGGGCATTTCCGGTGGCCGACGACGTCGTCGAGGCGTGGGCGGCCGAGACGGCCGAGAACTCGCGTTGGCTCGAGGACTTGGGCGCCGACGTCGCGATGAGCGCCGATTACCACACCGAGCCCGAGTATCTCGAGCTCGAGGGCAGCGACTGCTACGCCGGAATGGACACCATCGCCGGACGCATGGGCCACTCGCTGCTCCACGACTTCCTGCACGGTGCGCTCGCCGAGCGCGGCATCGAGATCCGTTTCGAGACACCGGCGGTCGAGTTGATCACCGACGGCGGCACCGTGGTGGGCGTCGAGGTGGAGGCCGCCGACGGTCGGCGCCGGATCGGCGGGCGCGGCGGCGTGGTGCTCGCGACCGGAGGCTTCCAGGCCGACCCGGGGATGGTGCGCGACTACCTGCGCGTCGAGGACCACGTGCTGTGGGGCTCGCCCGCCTCGACCGGCGACGGCCACCGGATGGCGCAGGCGGCGGGCGCCGACCTGTGGCACATGGACAACATGATGACCATCACCGGTGTCCGCGGCGACGACGGCAGCGGCTACTACCTGGCGCTGTGGAACGCGCACAACTACCTGTGGGTGGCCGCTGACGGCCGCCGTTTCATGGACGAGGCCGCCGACCCCTATCACGGGCACGTCCGCCGTAACGGTGGGTACGAACTGTTCCCGCAGCGCCCGTTCCACCTGATCTTCGACGAGCAGATGCGCACCGCCGGCCCGCTCAGCCCGACGCCCGACGTCCTGCCGGTGGGGTGGAACCTCCTCGTCAACGGCGCACGCTGGAGTCTCGACAACGCCGACGAGATCGCGAAGGGCTGGATCGAGCGCGCCGACTCGATCGCCGAACTCGCCGAGATCGTCGGGGTGGACCCGTCGACGCTCGGGCGCACCGTCGAGCAGTACAACGAGGCCTGCGCAGCCGGGCGCGACGACCACTTCGGTCGGGCTCCGGAGAAGCTTGCTCCGGTCGCGCAGGCGCCGTTCTACGTCCTCGAGGTGACCCCGCTGCTCGGCTGGAGCAACGGCGGCCCCCGCCGCGACGGGCGCGCGCGAGTGCTCGACACCCGCGGCGCCGCGATCGACGGACTGTACGCGGCCGGCGAGATCAGCTCGACCTACAGCTGGCGCAAGGACGGCGGATTCCACGTCGGTGACGCCCTCGCGTTCGGCCGCGTGGCCGGACGCGACGCGGCCGCCCGCGCCTGA
- a CDS encoding amidohydrolase produces the protein MADLVLFGDVLTMDEANPRATAVAVEGGRIVAVGSDADVASLIGPETVVHDVGGACIMPGFIEAHGHPMNEAVLLGDPVVDIRPVTIPDADGVLAAIDKAVADAGPEGAVLNGWDPLLQKGLADPTMKWMNELSPDKPLIILHNSGHAAYFNSHAATAAGVTRDTPDPEGARFGRDESGDLDGVAYESSAVIAIAGPVLASAAARFGELMAAECARMNAVGVTTVSEMAFDPKMRAPLATAVDAGVLTTRLRLYEMSGPERASDVEPGAGDDLVRQVGIKIWSDGSPWIGNIALSFPYLDTPATRALGMACSHGHANYTGEQILAISTPYYERGWQIACHAHGDEAITMVLDAWEKMLAADPRPDHRLRLEHVGAMRPDQFRRAAALGVTCSLFVDHLYYWGDVLVGDLFGTDHGGHWAAAGSALAAGHRISFHNDGPVTPTNPLRNIADAVNRRSRSGQVLAPDERIPVEAALRAQTVDAAWHLFSDDAVGSLKPGLHADMVVLSANPLTVESENLADIEVKATVFAGETVYGSLS, from the coding sequence ATGGCTGACCTGGTGTTGTTCGGTGATGTGCTGACCATGGACGAGGCCAACCCTCGGGCGACTGCCGTGGCCGTCGAGGGCGGGCGCATTGTGGCGGTGGGCTCGGACGCGGACGTCGCGTCGCTCATCGGTCCGGAGACGGTCGTCCACGACGTGGGCGGGGCCTGCATCATGCCAGGCTTCATCGAGGCACACGGTCACCCGATGAACGAGGCCGTCCTGCTGGGCGATCCGGTGGTCGACATCCGCCCCGTCACGATTCCCGATGCCGACGGCGTGCTCGCCGCGATCGACAAGGCGGTCGCCGATGCGGGCCCTGAGGGCGCCGTACTCAACGGGTGGGATCCCTTGTTGCAGAAGGGTCTCGCCGATCCGACCATGAAGTGGATGAACGAGCTGTCACCCGACAAGCCGTTGATCATCCTGCACAACTCGGGTCACGCGGCCTACTTCAACTCGCATGCCGCCACCGCCGCCGGGGTCACCCGCGACACCCCCGACCCGGAGGGCGCCCGTTTCGGCCGCGACGAGTCCGGTGACCTCGACGGTGTCGCGTACGAGTCGTCGGCGGTCATCGCGATCGCCGGCCCGGTCCTCGCGTCGGCGGCCGCACGATTCGGCGAACTGATGGCCGCCGAGTGCGCCCGCATGAACGCCGTCGGCGTGACCACGGTGAGCGAGATGGCGTTCGACCCGAAGATGCGCGCCCCGCTGGCCACGGCCGTCGATGCGGGGGTGCTCACCACGCGACTGCGCCTGTACGAGATGTCGGGGCCGGAGCGTGCGTCCGACGTCGAACCGGGGGCGGGCGACGACCTGGTCCGCCAGGTGGGCATCAAGATCTGGTCGGACGGATCGCCGTGGATCGGGAACATCGCGCTCAGCTTCCCCTACCTCGACACTCCGGCGACCCGGGCGCTGGGCATGGCGTGCAGCCACGGCCACGCGAACTACACCGGCGAGCAGATCCTCGCGATCAGCACCCCGTACTACGAGCGGGGCTGGCAGATCGCGTGCCACGCACACGGTGACGAGGCGATCACCATGGTGCTCGACGCGTGGGAGAAGATGCTCGCCGCCGACCCGCGCCCGGACCATCGACTGCGCCTCGAGCACGTCGGTGCGATGCGGCCCGACCAGTTCCGGCGCGCCGCCGCCCTCGGCGTCACGTGCAGCCTGTTCGTCGACCATCTCTACTACTGGGGCGACGTCCTCGTCGGCGACCTTTTCGGCACCGATCACGGCGGGCACTGGGCCGCAGCGGGTTCGGCGCTCGCCGCCGGACACCGCATCTCGTTCCACAACGACGGCCCGGTCACCCCGACCAATCCGCTGCGCAACATCGCCGACGCGGTCAACCGGCGCTCCCGCAGCGGACAGGTCCTCGCGCCGGACGAACGCATCCCCGTCGAGGCGGCGCTGCGCGCCCAGACCGTCGATGCGGCGTGGCACCTGTTCAGCGACGACGCCGTCGGATCGTTGAAGCCGGGATTGCACGCGGACATGGTTGTGCTGTCGGCGAATCCGCTCACGGTGGAGTCAGAGAACCTCGCCGACATCGAGGTGAAGGCCACGGTGTTCGCGGGGGAGACGGTGTACGGCAGCCTGAGCTGA
- a CDS encoding maltose regulon activator MalT — MSKEKWWVLAGPESGWSLEQRPNGDHVVVNRATSEEHVLAGYQWMHVKHDDAETGTPAHALKVLGEGPPPFGNWMELHGS; from the coding sequence GTGAGCAAAGAGAAGTGGTGGGTGCTGGCGGGGCCCGAAAGCGGGTGGTCCCTCGAACAGCGCCCGAACGGCGATCACGTGGTCGTCAATCGGGCCACGTCCGAGGAACACGTGCTCGCCGGGTATCAGTGGATGCACGTCAAGCACGACGACGCCGAAACCGGAACTCCGGCACATGCACTCAAGGTGCTCGGCGAGGGCCCACCGCCGTTCGGCAACTGGATGGAACTTCACGGCTCCTGA
- a CDS encoding nuclear transport factor 2 family protein, with translation MAWTRDELEAAFANYQKTVVEATQTRDWNIFADQFTEDATYLEHAFGSFSGREEIRRWVTRTMTAFPGNRMPEFPVSWYVIDEERGWVICEVQNPMEDPGDGTEHGAANITILHYAGDNLWSHEEDAYNPMNFLSMAKKWCRHADKSGNLPDDARVWLDKMANVPG, from the coding sequence ATGGCGTGGACCCGCGACGAACTCGAGGCCGCATTCGCGAACTACCAGAAGACCGTGGTCGAGGCGACGCAGACCAGGGACTGGAACATCTTTGCCGACCAGTTCACCGAGGACGCGACCTACCTGGAGCACGCGTTCGGGAGCTTCTCCGGTCGAGAGGAGATCCGCCGCTGGGTGACGCGCACCATGACCGCCTTCCCCGGCAACCGGATGCCCGAGTTCCCGGTCTCGTGGTACGTGATCGACGAGGAGCGCGGCTGGGTGATCTGCGAGGTGCAGAACCCGATGGAGGATCCGGGTGACGGCACCGAGCACGGCGCCGCGAACATCACGATCCTCCACTACGCGGGCGACAACCTGTGGTCGCACGAAGAGGACGCCTACAACCCGATGAACTTTCTGTCGATGGCGAAGAAGTGGTGCCGGCACGCCGACAAGTCGGGGAATCTGCCCGACGACGCCCGGGTCTGGCTCGACAAGATGGCCAACGTCCCGGGCTGA
- a CDS encoding DUF1906 domain-containing protein: MQVSRRQLFKYAAAGTAAAGLAAVAGPAIANAGPATLVDYAAGVPSPLGIRLAGHVGAIRYVSDRRPGAEWMLGKPMQFGEAAAMAAIGLQIVSCYQFGKGATSDWRGGYDAGVRHAQRGRELHLAAGGPQNSPIYASIDDNPSAGEFDNLIAPYLRGWESVIGHRNVGVYANSPTIDRCVRAGVGSWFWQHNWGTPAGFVHPRAHLHQFEIDKRQIDGIGVDVNSILKPDYGQWSMQRPFFLS, from the coding sequence GTGCAGGTCTCCAGACGACAACTGTTCAAGTACGCCGCGGCCGGCACCGCAGCGGCCGGACTGGCTGCCGTGGCGGGTCCCGCGATCGCGAATGCCGGACCCGCGACACTCGTCGACTACGCGGCAGGCGTCCCGTCGCCGCTCGGCATCCGGCTCGCCGGACACGTCGGCGCCATCCGCTACGTCTCCGACCGGCGTCCGGGTGCGGAGTGGATGCTCGGCAAGCCGATGCAGTTCGGCGAGGCCGCCGCCATGGCGGCCATCGGGCTGCAGATCGTGTCGTGCTACCAGTTCGGCAAGGGTGCGACGTCGGACTGGCGCGGTGGCTACGACGCGGGCGTCCGGCACGCGCAGCGCGGCCGCGAACTGCACCTGGCGGCCGGCGGCCCGCAGAACAGCCCCATCTACGCGTCGATCGACGACAACCCGTCGGCGGGGGAGTTCGACAACCTCATCGCGCCGTACCTGCGCGGCTGGGAGAGCGTGATCGGTCACAGGAACGTGGGTGTCTACGCGAACTCGCCGACGATCGACCGCTGCGTGCGGGCGGGTGTCGGTTCCTGGTTCTGGCAGCACAACTGGGGCACTCCCGCCGGCTTCGTGCACCCCAGGGCGCACCTGCACCAGTTCGAGATCGACAAGCGCCAGATCGACGGAATCGGCGTCGACGTCAACTCGATCCTCAAGCCCGACTACGGGCAGTGGTCGATGCAGAGGCCGTTCTTCCTGTCGTAG
- a CDS encoding class F sortase has protein sequence MPMSITSTGRCRRSSGSGLSAGLAACALFVAALSGCTTSDTEGPPQPNVVQQAPGPVVDTGTAPGSIAATRPVRLSIPAIDVDSDLMNLGLDASGALEVPPSGFPAGWYSGSPVPGELGPAVIAGHVDWGGKPGVFFRLHELAPGDEIYADRTDGLTEVFRVASVERYAKDAFPTAKVYGDIDHPGLRLITCGGEFDTAARSYRDNTVVFADLVGTRGANAN, from the coding sequence ATGCCGATGAGCATTACATCGACAGGCCGCTGCCGGCGCTCGTCCGGCAGCGGCCTGTCGGCGGGCCTGGCCGCCTGCGCGCTGTTCGTTGCGGCATTGAGTGGTTGCACCACAAGCGACACCGAGGGGCCGCCGCAGCCGAACGTCGTGCAGCAGGCGCCCGGACCGGTAGTCGACACCGGCACCGCCCCCGGGTCGATCGCGGCTACTCGTCCGGTCCGCCTGTCGATCCCGGCCATCGATGTCGACTCCGACCTGATGAACCTCGGACTCGACGCGAGCGGGGCGCTCGAGGTGCCGCCGAGCGGCTTTCCCGCCGGATGGTATTCCGGCTCACCGGTTCCCGGGGAACTCGGACCGGCGGTGATCGCCGGCCACGTCGACTGGGGCGGCAAGCCCGGCGTGTTCTTCCGACTCCACGAACTGGCGCCGGGCGACGAGATCTATGCCGACCGCACTGACGGCCTCACCGAGGTGTTCCGGGTGGCGAGCGTGGAACGCTATGCGAAGGATGCATTCCCGACCGCCAAGGTCTATGGCGACATCGACCACCCCGGGCTGCGACTGATCACCTGCGGAGGCGAGTTCGACACCGCCGCGCGCAGCTACCGCGACAACACCGTCGTGTTCGCCGACCTCGTCGGCACGCGGGGCGCGAACGCGAACTGA
- a CDS encoding TetR family transcriptional regulator — protein sequence MTVETPGPHSRAGSAHNREAVQRAAAELFAEQGFAATGVRDIARHAGVDPALVIRYFGSKENLFVRTMTMSNAFVEVVEGPLDGLGRALVDFVVRRTRRRQADKATAVYSALIRASDRPVVREHLQEAIDQMIVAPLAPRLRGDDAELRAHLLAAQLSGLMAALYVMESPWLRAAPIDDIVERYGAAIQVLVDS from the coding sequence ATGACCGTCGAGACACCTGGGCCCCACTCGCGCGCCGGCAGCGCCCACAACCGTGAGGCGGTGCAGCGGGCCGCCGCCGAGTTGTTTGCCGAGCAGGGGTTCGCGGCGACCGGGGTGCGGGACATCGCGCGGCACGCCGGCGTCGACCCGGCACTGGTCATCCGCTACTTCGGGTCCAAGGAGAATCTGTTCGTCCGCACCATGACCATGTCCAACGCCTTCGTCGAGGTCGTGGAGGGTCCGTTGGACGGATTGGGAAGGGCTCTAGTCGATTTCGTGGTCCGTCGAACGCGTCGCCGGCAGGCCGACAAGGCCACCGCCGTCTATTCGGCACTCATTCGCGCATCCGACCGCCCCGTCGTGCGCGAGCACCTCCAGGAGGCGATCGACCAGATGATCGTCGCGCCCCTCGCGCCCCGACTCCGCGGCGACGACGCCGAGCTGCGTGCGCACCTGCTCGCGGCGCAACTCTCCGGGCTGATGGCTGCGTTGTACGTCATGGAGAGCCCGTGGCTGCGCGCCGCCCCGATCGACGACATCGTCGAGCGCTACGGCGCCGCCATCCAGGTGCTCGTCGACAGCTGA
- a CDS encoding restriction endonuclease has translation MGAGVQVQEPRRGDVADQVNLIAQLPPYTELLWPTLQALIALGGSASNNELDGAVVEREGWSPDVQGILHGDGPGTEVEYRLAWARTYLKGMGLLANSRRAVWSVTKRGREVTEGDIRPLLATFTADKRRQRLSRKANIPGAQSLPHSETSSSESDASYGESGDAVEWKAALLESILRMSSTAFERLTQRLLREAGFSTATITGRGSDGGIDGIGMCQISLLSFPVAFQCKRVSGSVGAGAVRDLRGAMAGRGEKGLLITTGTFTSEARAESRRDGAPPVDLIDGDRLCELLKEHALGVRTTTRVVEDVTVQADFFAGLESD, from the coding sequence ATGGGAGCGGGTGTGCAGGTGCAGGAGCCACGACGTGGGGACGTCGCCGATCAGGTGAATCTGATCGCCCAGCTTCCGCCGTACACCGAATTGCTCTGGCCCACCCTCCAGGCGCTGATCGCCCTCGGCGGCTCGGCGTCCAACAACGAACTCGACGGCGCGGTCGTCGAGCGGGAGGGCTGGTCGCCCGACGTGCAGGGCATCCTGCACGGTGACGGTCCGGGCACCGAGGTGGAGTACCGATTGGCTTGGGCGCGTACCTATCTCAAAGGAATGGGTCTGCTCGCCAACAGTCGTCGCGCGGTGTGGAGTGTGACCAAGCGCGGACGCGAGGTGACCGAGGGTGACATCCGTCCGCTGCTCGCGACCTTCACGGCCGACAAGCGGCGCCAGCGTCTGAGCCGCAAGGCCAACATTCCTGGTGCGCAGTCTCTTCCGCACTCCGAGACCAGTTCTTCCGAATCGGATGCGTCGTACGGCGAATCGGGGGATGCCGTCGAGTGGAAGGCCGCGCTGCTGGAGTCGATCCTGCGGATGTCGTCCACCGCGTTCGAGCGGCTCACCCAACGGCTGCTGCGCGAGGCAGGATTCTCGACCGCCACCATCACCGGCCGCGGGTCGGACGGCGGGATCGACGGCATCGGGATGTGTCAGATCTCCCTACTCAGCTTCCCTGTCGCCTTCCAGTGCAAGCGGGTCAGTGGGAGTGTGGGGGCGGGCGCCGTGCGGGATCTGCGCGGTGCGATGGCCGGACGCGGCGAGAAGGGCCTGCTGATCACGACCGGTACCTTCACGAGTGAGGCGCGGGCCGAATCGCGTCGCGACGGCGCCCCGCCGGTCGACCTCATCGACGGCGACCGCCTCTGCGAGCTCCTCAAGGAACACGCGCTCGGTGTGCGCACGACGACCCGCGTCGTCGAGGACGTCACGGTGCAGGCCGACTTCTTCGCGGGCCTCGAATCCGACTGA
- a CDS encoding beta strand repeat-containing protein — MSTHRAENVRTRKMKSRIMVAATAVGALTIATPAIGHAAPVPAGGIGSSANGGAGGGLSGLGSSIGGNGDAGLGSAAGPGGANGGINAGSAGNLDLANLAQAALGSLGNIGAGSLVGGGLDTGSAGGGELNTGSIEQAAADLALGSLGNAGGGSTGGTGSGADTGSSGSLQLGLDVLGGLAAGSAGQADTGSIGAIGSGSTGSGSVQSGSAELDLGSLADLGSGSAGDTGSTAGGSLDALTQLALGSTGNAGLDLGSLSELALGSLGLGGGSSDSGSGTGSGTGSTGLDLGSLADLGAGSLGDLVGGSSGDTGSVDPGSVESGSASGAGVDLGSLGELALGSLALPFGSLALPVSGSAGALGSAGDSGSAGGVDTGSAGLDLGSLKDLALGSLGLGSTGGVDTGSLRDLATGSAGDTGSLGDLPTGSAGDTGSLGNLPTGSAGDTGSAGDLGSLGQLALGSLALPFGSLALPVLGSVGALGSTGDTGSAGGVDTGSAGVDLGSLKDLALGSLGLGSTGGANTGSLGDLPTGSAGDTGSAGDLGSLGELALGSLALPFGSLALPVLGSAGALGSTGDTGSAGGVDTGSAGAGSSGSGDLGAGSSGDSGSAGLDLGSLKDLALGSLGLGSTGGVDTGSLGDLLTGSTGGAGSLGDLPTGSAGDAGSAGDLGSLGELALGSLALPLGSLALPFAGSAAGLGSTGGTDTGSAGGADTGSAGNHGSGGSGSATVPGSSGDTGSAGGGGAGVDLGSAVLGSAALGSAIAGGVALGSQAGVGANGAANVALPVAVNAVVAHDVSAQTRTAEVSAARAGGQITAVPVGGVEAGDKGIADDSSNRGVLVGTALLLAALASGGSVATMRNRRKS, encoded by the coding sequence ATGTCTACCCACAGGGCCGAGAACGTCCGAACGCGAAAGATGAAGAGTCGCATCATGGTTGCCGCCACTGCGGTGGGCGCATTGACGATTGCCACTCCGGCCATCGGTCACGCTGCGCCGGTGCCGGCAGGCGGGATCGGTAGCAGTGCGAACGGTGGTGCCGGCGGCGGACTCTCGGGTCTCGGAAGCAGCATCGGGGGCAACGGCGACGCCGGCCTCGGGAGCGCGGCGGGTCCCGGCGGTGCGAACGGTGGCATCAACGCGGGAAGCGCGGGCAACCTCGATCTGGCGAATCTTGCCCAAGCCGCACTCGGCAGTCTCGGAAACATCGGCGCCGGAAGCCTCGTCGGCGGTGGGCTCGACACCGGCAGCGCCGGCGGCGGTGAGCTGAACACCGGAAGCATCGAGCAGGCCGCTGCGGATCTCGCGCTCGGCAGCCTCGGGAATGCGGGTGGCGGCAGCACCGGAGGAACCGGTAGCGGTGCCGACACCGGCAGCTCCGGCAGCCTGCAACTGGGACTCGACGTCCTCGGCGGGCTCGCGGCGGGTAGCGCGGGCCAGGCCGATACCGGCAGCATCGGCGCGATCGGAAGCGGCAGCACCGGCAGTGGCAGTGTCCAGAGCGGCAGCGCAGAACTCGATCTCGGCAGCCTGGCCGATCTCGGCTCCGGCAGCGCCGGTGACACTGGGAGTACGGCGGGCGGCAGCCTGGACGCGCTCACCCAACTTGCACTGGGCAGCACCGGCAATGCCGGTCTCGACCTGGGGAGCCTGTCGGAGCTCGCGCTCGGGAGCCTCGGACTCGGCGGCGGAAGCTCCGATTCGGGCAGCGGCACCGGCAGCGGCACTGGCAGCACAGGACTGGATCTCGGCAGCCTGGCCGACCTCGGGGCCGGCAGTCTGGGCGACCTCGTCGGGGGTAGCTCGGGGGACACCGGCAGCGTGGATCCGGGCAGTGTCGAGTCCGGCAGTGCCAGTGGTGCCGGGGTGGATCTGGGCAGCCTGGGTGAGTTGGCTCTGGGTAGCCTGGCGCTTCCGTTCGGCAGCCTGGCGTTGCCGGTGTCGGGAAGTGCCGGCGCGCTGGGTAGCGCCGGTGATTCGGGTAGTGCGGGTGGTGTCGACACCGGTAGTGCCGGTCTGGATCTGGGGAGCCTGAAGGATCTGGCGCTGGGCAGCCTGGGGCTGGGCAGCACGGGTGGCGTGGATACCGGCAGCCTCCGTGACCTGGCGACGGGAAGTGCTGGAGACACGGGCAGCCTGGGTGACCTGCCGACGGGAAGCGCCGGCGACACGGGCAGCCTCGGTAACCTTCCGACCGGCAGCGCCGGGGACACGGGGAGCGCGGGGGATCTGGGCAGCCTGGGGCAGTTGGCTCTGGGTAGCCTGGCGCTTCCGTTCGGCAGCCTCGCGTTGCCGGTGTTGGGAAGCGTCGGCGCGCTGGGGAGCACCGGTGACACGGGCAGTGCGGGTGGTGTCGACACCGGTAGTGCCGGCGTCGATCTGGGGAGCCTGAAGGATCTGGCGCTCGGCAGCCTGGGCCTGGGCAGCACGGGTGGCGCGAACACCGGCAGCCTCGGTGATCTGCCAACCGGCAGCGCCGGGGACACGGGGAGCGCGGGGGATCTCGGCAGCTTGGGTGAGTTGGCCCTGGGCAGCCTGGCGCTTCCGTTCGGCAGCCTGGCGTTGCCGGTGTTGGGAAGCGCCGGCGCGCTGGGGAGCACCGGTGACACGGGCAGTGCGGGTGGTGTCGACACCGGTAGTGCCGGTGCGGGCAGCAGTGGCAGTGGCGATCTCGGTGCCGGTTCGTCCGGTGATTCGGGTAGTGCCGGTCTGGATCTGGGGAGCCTGAAGGATCTGGCGCTCGGCAGCTTGGGTCTGGGCAGCACGGGTGGCGTGGATACCGGCAGCCTCGGTGACCTGCTGACCGGGAGCACCGGAGGTGCCGGGAGCCTCGGTGACCTTCCGACCGGCAGCGCCGGGGACGCGGGGAGCGCGGGGGATCTGGGCAGCCTGGGTGAGTTGGCCCTGGGTAGCCTGGCGCTTCCGCTCGGCAGCCTCGCGCTTCCCTTTGCCGGTAGTGCGGCGGGGCTCGGCAGCACGGGTGGAACGGATACCGGCAGCGCTGGTGGAGCAGACACCGGCAGTGCCGGCAACCACGGGTCCGGTGGCTCCGGCAGCGCGACCGTTCCCGGTAGCTCGGGCGACACTGGCAGCGCGGGTGGCGGCGGGGCCGGTGTGGATCTCGGCAGCGCGGTGCTCGGCAGTGCCGCGCTCGGCAGTGCGATCGCCGGCGGCGTGGCGCTCGGCAGCCAGGCCGGTGTCGGCGCGAACGGTGCGGCCAACGTTGCTCTTCCGGTCGCCGTGAATGCCGTTGTTGCACACGATGTCAGTGCTCAGACCCGCACCGCCGAGGTGAGCGCCGCCCGAGCCGGTGGCCAGATCACCGCGGTGCCCGTGGGCGGCGTCGAGGCCGGCGACAAGGGCATTGCCGACGACTCCTCGAACCGTGGCGTGCTGGTGGGCACGGCATTGCTTCTGGCGGCCCTCGCAAGTGGCGGGTCCGTAGCGACCATGCGGAATCGCCGCAAGTCCTAA